A region of Bacillus clarus DNA encodes the following proteins:
- a CDS encoding hemolysin XhlA family protein, whose protein sequence is MTQLEELEKDVNLMNLDLKAIQHDIKNLEARIIVAEKDVLTINKQLEKISANTTWILRLIISALLTGVLGLLMKNIL, encoded by the coding sequence ATGACACAATTGGAGGAACTGGAAAAAGATGTCAATCTAATGAATCTAGATTTAAAAGCTATTCAACATGACATAAAAAATTTAGAAGCAAGAATCATAGTAGCTGAAAAAGATGTTTTAACTATTAATAAACAATTAGAAAAAATCAGTGCGAATACTACATGGATTTTACGATTAATCATAAGCGCATTGTTAACAGGAGTACTTGGTTTACTGATGAAAAACATATTATAA